The DNA region cctgggctacaaagcaagttccaggacagccaggactacacagagaaactgtctcaataaGCATAATGGTAATtagcataaataaataactgaatccATGTGACTTGTAGGTCATCTTGGTTTCCTGTGAGTGAGGGCGCATGCAGGTGGACACGGTGCTGGATTCTACATCCGGAATATCCGCAGGCAGccggaagagagagacactgggcctggaacactgaacctcaaaacccaccacGGGcgccacacctcttccaacaagggcatctcccagtccctcccgaGTACTCCCCATAACTAAGCATCCAAAATATGCGattatggggccattcttattcacgCCACGTCCCCCCACACAGGCTTGTATATTCCAATGCTTTGTCAACAGGAAGTAGAACGTTTGAAAAGAGGGGAGGGTACGGGGAGGGGAGCCCAGCCCACCGGTTCAATCTTACAGCTACAATGAGGGATAAGGAAGGGGTAAAAGTGACACCCACATACAACCAAGGTAATATGGTTAAATATGatataaatctataaaataaCGAGCATTTTCATTACGAATACAGCAAACCATGAcgtttgcttctgttttgttcttttttgttgttgtttttcgagacagggtttctccgtgtagttttggtgcctttcctggaactcactctgtagaccaggctggcctcgaactcagagatccgcctgcctctgcctcccgagtgctgggattaaaggcgtgcgccaccaccgtcccgGCACTAAATAATCTTTGTGGCGTATTTGATCTCCACAAAAGGCTGTTATTTTAGTGGTTGGGgaaggtaagagggaggctgTGACCATGTAACCTTCCAAAATGGAACATCATTTTTGTAAAGATTATTAGCTACCCCatgcccaccccaccacccccgccagacagggtttctctgtataaccctggctgtcccagaactcactctgtggaccaggctggctcaaaaactgagatctacctgcctctgcctccaagtgctgggtttaaagtaggattaaaggcatgtgccacggggctggggatttagctcagtggtagagcgcttgcctagggcaaggccctgggtttggtcctcagctctgaaaaaaaaaaaagcatgtgctaccaccgcccagcaaagatcaagttgttttttttgtttgtttgtttgtttgtttgttttcaagacaaggtttctctatgtagctttggagcctgtcctagatctcacgtTTTAGAACAGTTGATctctcaaaactcacagagatccttacACACAGAGTGTGTAAGGGAACTTGCTGCTAAACctgacctgagctggatccccagacccaccagagagagggagaacatacctactcaagttgtcctctgacctccacataggtGCTGCGGCCCACTTGTGGACACGAGGGCACGtgcgcacacactcacataaataaataaaataaacatgctaTATGAGTAAGACCTTATATTGCAGTTCTGGAACTTGAAGTGTAAAGGCCAAGAAAATGATATGTACACATAGGAAAAAGCTATGTACAGAGGGAAAGGGATTAAAAAACATGATCTACCAGTtctgaacttttttaaaaaatcacttattttaaaaatgtgaagataTGATTTGTATGTGATACTGACTGCTGATACTAACAACTGGCACGTTATCATACTTAGGCCTACATTATGACGgttctaatacacacacacccttacctTATCTTCATGCTAATTGCACAAAGTCCAATCTAGCAGACTTTGGCTAATATGTAAAAACCTAACAGGAAAGACAAAGATTTAATCAAGCTGTCAGGATTGTTGAGGCCATTTTGATCACTATATaagtaaaaatctttttttcaagTCTCATGTAGTGgactttatttataatatatccaATTGCTGAATTGAGATAAAAATGTAGTGATATGACTTGGGATTTTCATTAATGATGCTCACAAACTACATTGAACCCTTTGTTTTTAGTCTTGTATGGCATTTTCTATTTCCCTCAGGAGTAGGTGTTGTATGGTCATAGTCTTTTCCAGTATTTGTGGAATAATATGATGTATGTCACTATTAAACCAGAGGTTGTGAAGATGGTtggtaaactaaaaaaaaaaaaacctaacagaaACCTTAATGTCTGGGCACATTAACTCTTCCCTCTCAAAATCTGCTGGAAAAATCCATTGATTTCAGGGTTGTTTATCCGTAAGACTGCCAAGGTGTGGTGTGCTCTCTGGCAGACAGATGGCATAACCATTCGGGGGCCATGCTACATGATGAGCACTAAGGGACTATCACATATAATAAGGAAACTAGCTGATTACAGATCCGGGACAAAGCAAGTGGTAATCAGAGATGTTTCTGTGCCCTCTTTTCTGACAGTCGCCCGCACAGCTCTGCGCTTACACTGCAGCTGCCCCCGTTATTTCTACATAATCTTTACGCCACCTTTTCCTACAGTGAGCAGAGCTGAGACTAGATTAATTGAAGCATGCAATCTCGTTAGTCAACAGAAAAGCCAGTTTATAACTGGAGTACACTGCAGGGCTATCCTGACCTCCACGGTGGGGCTGCACAAATGCCTCCCACGTCTGTTTGGAATTTCACTTACAGCAGCGTATTTAATCAGATGCTGTAGATCAGTCAACACGCTAGAAACTCTGAACACAGATGAACAAGGACACAGAGCAGATATGAGGCTCACTCGAATGCACTCCATCTGGAACATAACTTAGCCACGTAAGAGCCTCTAAGGCAGCTGAAGAATCTGGACACCTATTTATTGAAACTAAAAGGAAAGGAACTAAAGGCACCAGGTTTCCTAACTCTGCTTTTCCACTCTCGGGTCtagggatggagctcagtggcagggtgcttgcctggcatgcaagaGGCTTTGGGTTGGATTCCCAAGCCTCTGTCCATCAGAAATAAGGTATGCCTGTTTAATGGAGTGATGGtatacttgagaggctgaggctggaggattgctgcaagtttgaagccagcctgggaaaccTAGAAAGACCAAGGCCCTAGctcaaaagggggggggagggggagagggagatgcAGCATAAGACTTGTACACAGACAGCTACAAAGTACTGtagtcctctgccctccacctgTGGACATACATTAACAACCGCTGGATgaccaggcacacacctttaatggaggcagaggcaggcagatctgagttcaaagccagcctggtctacagagtgaattccaggacagccagggctacacagagaaatccggtcttgaaaaacaaaaaacaacaaatctGGGAAGGATGTGGAAACATTAGAGGCTCATACAATGCTGACGGAATGTAAAACTGGGCGCTTTACTGGAATCCTCCATAAATGTTTCCACAAACTGGAAAAGTTTAATCCTTCCTCTTTCTAtaaatattctgtgtgtgtgtgtgtgtgtgtgtgtgtgtgtgtgtgtgcatgcacacacacatgtggaggtcaaaggacaactttcaggagttggtcctctccttccaccagggatgaaactcaggtttgGCAATGCGTGCCTTTACCAGCTGGGCCATCACAACAGATTCTTAAAAACTAACTTTTTGTCAGGCAGACTAACACACACCTGTGAtgccagcccttgagaggctgtCTGGAGGATCAGGCATTCCAGGCTATCCACAGCTACATTCacagtttgagactagcctaggctatatgagaccttctctcaaaaaaaaaaaaaaaaaaaaaaaaaaaaaaaaatagagagagaggggggggggagtgggagaaaagaaagaggaacaaaGAAATAGATAAAGCAGGGTGATGAAACCACCAGGAAATGGTTTCTCATCcgacatgtttgtgtgcatgaggGAGATGCAGACTGAGCTCAGAGGTTGATCgagaatgtcttcctcaatcacttctcatcttagatttttttaaacatttatgtatgTACCTGAATATCTGCATGTGCACCACactgtgcaggtgcccatggaggccagagaaggtcaTCAGAACCCTTCTTCTGAGAGTTACCAGCAGTTGGAAGCCACTGAcgtgggttctctgcaagaacagcaagtgctcttaactgctgagctctctctccagcccccatcttcaTTAATGTTCAAGACAGGACCTCCCACTAAACCTAGAACTTggcatttcagctagactggctaccAGCAAGCCCTAGGTTCTGCCTGACTCAGCACCCAGGACTGGGGTTCCAGGTTCGTGTCTCCACATCAGACATGAATGCTGGAGTCTCAACATCAGCTCCTAATGCTTCTGCAACAGGCATATTACTCACTGAGCTGGGAgatttttcataaaacaaacaagcaaacaaaatctcttaataatattttataaaaatcaactgTATTTGGAAGTAGGAACAATTAAGTATGTATCACTTAGCCCCCCAATATGCTGATTTCTCCCAAGTTCTTGGCAGGAATTAGATAGTAATCCTTAGCCCATACTAGCATCCCACAATCTGTTTCAAAGCATCACACATTTCCATCAATACTCTAGAAATTAACAGTTGACTGTGAAGGCTTCTAATTTTtcaaccattttatttttagatttattttgggaGAGTAGGGTGCTTACAGGAGTCAATTCTCTGCTTCAACCCTgtggaactcaagtcatcaggcttggtggcatgtgtCCTTACCTGCTGAGACACCTGATCAGctccaataattaaaaaaatttaattttgtgaaaAATCTATTTCAGCCAAAATGTCTCTAGGAAACAGTGGGAATATTTAGGAAATCAGACAAACTGCATAGGAAGGAATTACTAAAAACTTTGCTTctaagacaattttttaaaaagctcaagccaggcctttaatctcagcacttgggagacagaggcaagctcatctctgtgaattcaaggacagcctggtctacatagtgaattccaggacagccagaactacatagtgagaccctgtctcaaaacaacaacaacaaaaaatttaaattaaaaaaataataaagttataaaaGCTGAATGAATGCCCCCAAAgccttaataatttatttttcttactttaaatgATGTATATGTGGGTAAGCgtgtgcctgtgagtgcaggtgcccacacagGCCAGTGTTAgatatccctggaactggagttaagagttGGTTGTGAGTCAActcatgtgggtgttaggaatcaaacccagatcctctggaagagcagtcagtgctcttaaccactgagccatctctccagcccaagtcttttgtttttttttaaagtattgttgATATCATGTTCAAAGACAGCCTTGGCTGCCCTCCAGACCCGGCAGGAAACCGAGCCAGCTTTGGGAGACTGCCTCTGCAGGTCCTGGAACTCCAACCGACGGCCCTGAAGAAAGGTTAGAAGCAGGTGAGCGAACCTCTCTGGAACATCTCAGCCGAGGCACTGGGAGCGGCAGTTTCCAAGGCAGAGAGGATCATTTGCCCTCTCCAGCACTTTTATTTGGAGGCAGATTGTTTAAACTAAGGATTCAGTTGCCAAGAAACAGCATGTCCCCAATAGACTAGTTTGACAGCCCATTTATCTACCAACACTAATGCACCAGAATCCGTCCCTGAGCCAAGGCCAAGCCCGAGTGATGCTGTGGTTCATTTCCTATATAGCTTCTCCCTTTCCAAGGGTGTCCCCTGGTCAGACTCATTTCCATGATTGAGCTGGTTATTTCCTATTCCCTTTCCTCTATTAAATTTCTAAAGAGTCTCGGTCAGTGAATTAAGCTGTgaggaaaagccaggtgtggtggcccacacttaatcccagcactcagggggcagaggcaggtggatctttgtgagattgaggccagcctggactacatagtaagttccaggataaccaaagctacatagtgagaccctgtctctaaaaaaaaaaaaaaaaagggggggggggttaaccAACAGCCAAAACTTTCAACCATAAAAAAAATGTACTCTCTACATTTTAGCTTTGGGTCACTAAAGTGAACTAAATGCCTGCAACAGGGTATTTATGAAGAGAAATTTAGCTCAAAGGTGGGAGTCCAGGACAGTAACAGGGCATCAGCTCCATTTTGGTTAGCAATGAAGCATGTTAACTTAAAAGCTTTCTATTTTCTAGATCTCAGATGCACTAAAGCCACCATAGCAGGAGAGCTTATATCACCAAAGTCTGAAGCCAGGTCCCACAATCCTTCTTTAGGgcgtaccttttttttttttttttttttttttggtttttcgagacagggtttctctgtgtagctttgcgcctttcctggaactcacttggtagcccagactggcctcgaactcacagagatccgcctggctctgcctcctgagtgctgggattaaaggcgtgcgccaccaccgcccggcttagggCGTACCTTTAATGACCTAAAgatttcccattctctctctctctctctctctctcttttttttttttaagtttattccCTTTTATGTTATGTgcagtgtttgcctgcatgtatgtctgtgtgataatgtcaaatgctctggaactggagttacagacagttgtgagctgccatatgagtgctgggaattgaacccaggtcctttggaagaacaaccagtacccctaaatgctgagccatctttccagccccatgtctCATCTCATAAAGTTAGAAATTCCTATCACAAGAACTGTAGGGAGGCGCAAGCCACAGCCAAACCACGGCTTACTCTAATTCAAAGAGTTATTGCTACTGTTATCAACCTCAAAGACCAACATTTTAAGAACACAGAGATTTGGTTAGTCCAAGGAACCCAAGACTGATTTTACCGTAATATCTTATATTGAAATTTATAAATCATTTCACATTGCTACACCTATTCAAAATGTATTCTTGCTTCACAAAAAGAACGGCTTATCCTCATCACAGACAAGCTCCTTACAAGTATTACTTCCTGTGTTAATTTCAGAGCATGGGACGCTACTCATGtacccttcccttcccaggaaAGTCAGCACAAAAACTtaacatatatcacacacactcacatgcatccCACGTGTGCTTTTGAACTCCTATAATACGATCAACTTACATTCGAAGCATTTAACACAAAACCGAACAGTCAAGTCATTTGGATCAGTGTGTTCACAGTGCCCGGCCTCTCACTGGGAAGCTGAAAGATGGCCTTGAATAAGATCCTGAATGCGGGACAGAATGATCTCATTGGAGCTGCTGCAGTTTTCCGGAGCATATGGTGGGTCAATCGTCAGGACCCCAGCCACACAGAGAGTCCTTTGTGCATCTCCCTGTTCGGTGACCGGGATGTGGTTCTTCTCCAGCCACTTCTTTaggctgttctttctcttttccagatCCTCGGGGCTGTACCCTTTACAATCTGCAGATGTGAACAGATGTGCCAGCTGCTCCCTTACTCTGGGGTCTGCTTCACTCACCGTTTCCACCGTCTGCACAGAGTGTCCCATAATCCCAGTCACAGACAAGCTACCATCTTCAAGGAAGTTCACAAGGACaatgctttaaagaaaaagtaagttcAGAGCagatttgaaaaaggaaaacctCCAGACTGTGAAGAAGCAATGGAATGAGGGCATCATCAACCCAAACAGGTCACCTGACCCCCAGGATGATTAACCATCTCGCCACCAAATGCTTTTACTTACTCCTCAGCCCTCACTGAGATCCTAAACATCTAaacggtttttgttttttctttctttttttggttctttcggaaaaaaaaaactaaatttccTGAGAGCCAggcttatctctgtgagttcgaggccagcccggtctacagagtgagttccaggacaggctccaaaactacacagagaaactgtcttgaaaaaacaaaacaaaaataaaaccaaattcagAAGATCATCAAACCCAAAAGCTGAAAGTGGATCAGAACTAAGTGGTAAAACACATGTCTGTCATGTATGagatcctaggttcaatccctagcagaacacacccacacacccacaccccactagagtaagacagacagaaggacacaATACTAGGAATAAGGCAGCCCTGCTCAACATACTATGAACAAATTTATGACAATAACTCTGAAATCAGGAAACTCCCAGGACAGACCTTA from Peromyscus leucopus breed LL Stock chromosome 22, UCI_PerLeu_2.1, whole genome shotgun sequence includes:
- the Gemin6 gene encoding gem-associated protein 6 isoform X2, which codes for MLGSGGPTQGSSSQLVTMSEWTKKSPLEWEDYVYKEVRVIASEKKEYKGWLLTTDPVSANIVLVNFLEDGSLSVTGIMGHSVQTVETVSEADPRVREQLAHLFTSADCKGYSPEDLEKRKNSLKKWLEKNHIPVTEQGDAQRTLCVAGVLTIDPPYAPENCSSSNEIILSRIQDLIQGHLSASQ
- the Gemin6 gene encoding gem-associated protein 6 isoform X1, producing MSEWTKKSPLEWEDYVYKEVRVIASEKKEYKGWLLTTDPVSANIVLVNFLEDGSLSVTGIMGHSVQTVETVSEADPRVREQLAHLFTSADCKGYSPEDLEKRKNSLKKWLEKNHIPVTEQGDAQRTLCVAGVLTIDPPYAPENCSSSNEIILSRIQDLIQGHLSASQ